In the genome of Candidatus Saccharibacteria bacterium oral taxon 488, one region contains:
- a CDS encoding CHAP domain-containing protein, which translates to MKIRSTTPVSTSRATRAALVAVSAVVLGAGVFQLGPHVFARDYEAEINALNQQAQQAQNEANRLGTMAATLEEELGRINAQIDSIRAEIAKSQQKHDALVAEIAKNKLAIEKNRKVMGKILSDIYLDDQISPLEMLASSKSIGDYVDKQEQRSSLRSSLNDKIKEIKALQAKLEENKKSVENVLKDQKAQQTQLASKQAEQAKLVNDTKNDQNAYAALATQRNNQAAKLREEQAAANRRALGGVSIPGGIPGGGGYPGVWANAPLDAYVDPWGLYTRECVSYVAWKIHSTGRFVPHFGGAGNANQWPSTAARYGIQSGSTPKAGAAAVMNVGYYGHVMYVESVNGDGTITVSDYNLAWDGLYRKYTRLASGLTYVYF; encoded by the coding sequence ATGAAGATACGGTCCACCACACCAGTTTCGACATCACGAGCCACACGGGCAGCTCTCGTGGCGGTTAGTGCTGTTGTTTTGGGCGCTGGCGTGTTCCAGCTCGGCCCACACGTATTCGCGCGTGACTATGAAGCGGAAATTAACGCTCTCAACCAACAGGCGCAACAGGCGCAGAACGAGGCCAATCGTCTCGGGACGATGGCGGCGACGTTGGAGGAGGAGCTGGGGCGCATTAATGCGCAGATTGATTCGATTCGGGCGGAAATTGCCAAGAGTCAGCAAAAGCACGACGCATTGGTTGCGGAAATTGCTAAGAATAAGCTAGCGATTGAAAAAAACCGTAAGGTCATGGGTAAAATCTTGTCGGATATTTACCTTGATGATCAGATTTCACCGCTCGAGATGCTGGCGAGCTCCAAATCAATCGGCGATTATGTCGATAAGCAGGAGCAACGTAGTAGTTTGCGATCGTCGCTGAATGATAAGATCAAGGAAATTAAGGCGCTGCAGGCTAAACTGGAAGAGAATAAAAAGTCAGTTGAGAATGTGCTCAAAGACCAGAAAGCTCAGCAGACACAACTGGCGTCCAAGCAGGCGGAGCAGGCCAAGCTGGTTAATGACACCAAGAATGACCAGAATGCCTACGCGGCCCTGGCGACGCAGCGGAATAACCAAGCAGCGAAACTGCGCGAAGAGCAGGCGGCGGCTAACCGGCGAGCACTTGGCGGGGTATCAATTCCGGGTGGTATCCCGGGCGGTGGCGGCTATCCAGGCGTCTGGGCGAATGCACCACTGGATGCTTACGTCGATCCATGGGGCCTATATACGCGCGAATGCGTGAGCTATGTGGCCTGGAAGATCCACAGTACCGGTCGGTTTGTGCCACACTTTGGTGGGGCTGGTAACGCTAATCAGTGGCCATCAACAGCGGCGCGATACGGCATCCAGAGCGGTTCGACACCAAAGGCTGGCGCAGCAGCGGTTATGAATGTTGGCTATTATGGCCACGTGATGTATGTTGAGTCGGTCAATGGTGACGGTACAATCACGGTCAGTGACTATAACTTGGCGTGGGACGGTCTGTACCGAAAGTATACGCGTTTAGCCTCGGGCTTAACCTACGTGTATTTTTAA
- a CDS encoding PDZ domain-containing protein: protein MTEQRRVGTRARLFLGGLLIAIVSFVAGTRSDLIMAQVGSLFGLRTATGSLDVSTVQRVYRELKAHYDGTLDEQALTRGAARGMVAATGDPHTAYMDPDEAKEFEKSLSGNIGGGIGAEIAKRHNVPTIIRPLKNSPAEKAGVKAGDAIVKVNDTVVTNMPVDQVVQRIRGDVGTTVKLVLSRGGERKDVTVTREKVVAPAAEWKIDGEIGILTVSRFNDDTGKQARQAAEEFRSAGVKKVILDLRGNPGGTVAAAQALAGLWLDHQVVMTQRRGEQVVSTEKSTGQPLLGDIKTVVLINGGSASASEIVAGALKDYGKATLVGEKTYGKGSVQRPIDLADGSVLKVTEARWYTPHGKNIDKSGIEPDVKVEMTTGAADNGRDPQLEKAKSV, encoded by the coding sequence ATGACAGAGCAACGGAGGGTAGGAACGCGGGCTCGCTTGTTTTTGGGCGGGCTGCTGATCGCGATTGTGAGTTTTGTGGCCGGAACGCGGTCGGATTTGATCATGGCGCAGGTCGGGTCACTGTTTGGACTCAGGACAGCGACGGGGTCGCTGGATGTATCAACAGTGCAGCGCGTGTACCGTGAGTTAAAGGCTCATTATGACGGTACGTTGGATGAGCAAGCACTTACGCGTGGGGCGGCGCGCGGTATGGTGGCGGCGACGGGCGATCCGCACACGGCGTATATGGATCCGGATGAAGCCAAGGAGTTTGAGAAGAGCTTGTCGGGCAATATTGGTGGCGGTATCGGGGCGGAAATTGCCAAGCGGCATAACGTGCCGACGATCATCCGGCCGCTAAAGAATAGCCCAGCCGAAAAGGCGGGCGTCAAAGCTGGTGATGCCATCGTCAAGGTCAATGACACGGTGGTGACTAATATGCCGGTTGATCAAGTGGTGCAGCGTATTCGTGGCGACGTTGGCACGACGGTCAAGTTGGTGCTGTCGCGTGGTGGCGAACGTAAAGACGTGACAGTGACGCGCGAGAAAGTCGTCGCGCCGGCTGCCGAGTGGAAGATTGATGGTGAGATCGGTATTTTGACAGTCAGTCGCTTTAATGATGACACCGGCAAGCAAGCGCGCCAAGCCGCCGAGGAGTTTCGCTCGGCAGGTGTCAAGAAAGTTATCCTCGACCTCAGGGGAAATCCTGGTGGTACGGTGGCGGCCGCACAGGCGCTAGCAGGGCTGTGGCTTGATCATCAGGTGGTGATGACGCAGCGGCGCGGCGAGCAGGTTGTCTCGACGGAGAAATCGACTGGCCAGCCGCTTCTCGGTGATATCAAGACGGTTGTGTTGATTAACGGTGGTAGTGCCAGCGCCAGCGAGATCGTGGCGGGGGCGCTCAAGGATTACGGCAAGGCGACGCTGGTTGGTGAAAAAACCTATGGTAAGGGCAGTGTGCAGCGGCCGATTGATCTGGCGGACGGCTCGGTTCTAAAAGTGACCGAGGCGCGCTGGTATACGCCGCATGGCAAGAATATTGATAAGTCGGGTATCGAGCCGGATGTCAAGGTCGAGATGACGACTGGGGCGGCGGATAATGGGCGTGACCCACAGTTAGAGAAAGCAAAGAGTGTCTAG
- a CDS encoding response regulator: protein MQHRKKILLVEDDTALAAVYRSRLELEGFEIREVHNGEDALSATVAFRPDLIVLDAMMPKISGFDVLDILRNTPETTNVRVIMLTALSQQKDRERAEALGVDEYLVKSQVVIGDVVARVKHHLGVS, encoded by the coding sequence ATGCAACACAGAAAAAAAATACTATTAGTTGAAGACGATACGGCACTGGCGGCAGTCTATCGGTCGCGGCTGGAGCTGGAGGGCTTTGAGATTCGTGAGGTGCATAATGGCGAGGACGCACTGTCGGCAACGGTGGCGTTTCGGCCGGACTTGATCGTACTGGATGCCATGATGCCGAAAATTAGCGGCTTTGACGTGCTCGATATCCTGCGCAATACGCCAGAAACGACCAACGTGCGGGTGATTATGCTGACGGCGCTCAGCCAGCAGAAAGACCGAGAGCGGGCAGAGGCGCTGGGCGTGGATGAATATCTCGTTAAGTCACAGGTGGTGATCGGCGACGTGGTAGCGCGAGTAAAGCATCATTTGGGCGTGTCGTAG
- a CDS encoding 50S ribosomal protein L27, with amino-acid sequence MSKVKAGGSSKNIHNNPGQRLGVKRFGGQKVNAGEVLVRQTGATKVAGEGAYMSRNYTIHAAQSGVVTFKRVKKTKFTGKTERRTQVCVG; translated from the coding sequence ATGTCAAAAGTCAAAGCTGGTGGCTCAAGTAAGAACATCCACAACAACCCTGGCCAACGCCTCGGCGTCAAGCGTTTCGGCGGCCAAAAAGTTAACGCCGGCGAGGTACTCGTCCGCCAAACAGGCGCTACGAAAGTCGCTGGTGAAGGCGCATACATGAGCCGCAACTACACCATCCACGCTGCTCAGTCCGGTGTCGTCACCTTCAAACGAGTCAAGAAAACCAAGTTCACCGGCAAAACCGAGCGACGAACTCAGGTTTGCGTCGGCTAG
- a CDS encoding methyltransferase domain-containing protein has translation MYITLLGRQPEISLAELAAVFGADCVNRISQQFAEVQTSQFDITTLGGTIKYAEVITELPASRTDKTSLLAASRFITQHYQAKWAHSPHKITLGLSAYNLAVAARDIQKTGLILKSSLKKSGTSLRLIPNDQPALSTATAHNNKLGGSPHKVELLLVKTTDRRLIIAESRGVQNITAYTRRDRHRPKRDAFVGMLPPKLAQIMLNLALGAGPLARHRSCGNSVMSRIPAISSKSNASGNAVRRTIDLSERLESDPLTEVGRRHPLILDPFCGTGTVLQEALLAGYDVVGTDLSQKMVDYTTENLSWLQSTFTAPGNVIDIHQADATTHRWPNSTHLAAVVCETYLGQPFSAPPAPQKLAEVVGNCNHIITSFLTNIRSQLAPNTPLCIAVPAWYDAFGRAAHLPLIKNLQQLGYHQLNRTPLIYRRPDQVVARELLILQAT, from the coding sequence ATGTACATCACCCTGCTTGGCCGCCAGCCAGAGATCTCGCTCGCCGAACTTGCGGCGGTGTTTGGCGCAGACTGTGTCAATCGCATCAGCCAGCAGTTTGCCGAAGTTCAAACATCTCAATTTGATATTACCACCTTGGGCGGCACCATTAAATACGCCGAAGTGATCACCGAGCTACCAGCCAGCCGCACCGATAAAACCTCGCTCCTCGCCGCTTCGCGCTTCATCACCCAGCATTATCAAGCCAAGTGGGCGCACTCGCCGCATAAAATCACCCTCGGTCTCAGCGCTTATAACCTAGCCGTTGCCGCCCGTGATATCCAAAAAACCGGCCTCATCCTCAAATCATCCCTAAAAAAATCTGGCACCAGCCTCCGTCTCATCCCGAACGATCAGCCAGCCCTCTCTACCGCCACCGCGCACAATAACAAGCTCGGTGGTTCGCCGCATAAAGTCGAGCTGCTGCTTGTTAAAACGACCGACCGCCGCCTGATCATCGCCGAGAGCCGCGGTGTCCAAAACATCACCGCCTATACCCGCCGCGACCGCCATCGCCCCAAGCGCGACGCCTTCGTTGGCATGCTGCCGCCCAAATTAGCGCAGATTATGCTGAATTTAGCGCTGGGTGCCGGGCCGCTAGCTCGTCACAGATCGTGCGGCAATTCTGTGATGAGTAGGATTCCAGCCATCTCCTCCAAGTCGAATGCATCCGGCAACGCCGTCCGCAGAACTATCGACTTGTCAGAGAGGCTGGAATCCGACCCTCTCACGGAGGTTGGCAGACGGCACCCCTTGATACTCGACCCCTTCTGCGGTACCGGCACCGTCCTGCAAGAAGCCCTACTCGCTGGCTATGATGTCGTTGGCACCGACCTCAGCCAGAAAATGGTTGATTACACCACTGAGAACCTGTCGTGGCTGCAATCAACCTTCACTGCGCCCGGCAACGTCATTGATATTCACCAAGCCGACGCCACCACGCACCGCTGGCCAAACAGCACACACCTCGCTGCCGTCGTCTGCGAAACTTACCTTGGCCAGCCCTTTTCCGCACCGCCCGCACCCCAAAAACTAGCGGAAGTTGTCGGTAACTGCAACCACATTATCACCAGCTTCCTCACTAACATCCGCTCGCAGCTAGCGCCAAACACGCCGCTGTGTATCGCCGTGCCAGCGTGGTACGACGCATTTGGCCGAGCCGCTCACTTGCCGCTAATAAAAAACCTTCAACAGCTCGGCTATCACCAGCTCAACCGCACACCGCTCATCTATCGCCGCCCTGATCAGGTCGTCGCTCGCGAGTTACTGATCCTGCAAGCTACCTAA
- a CDS encoding flippase-like domain-containing protein, translated as MVSKGIRQLLEACKSPRTIMSLVTLAVLVLIIFLSRAELARAWELLGRANIWLLMLLLPFQIIVYFAGGEMIFAYLRDKKLIGHISRFEQTRIALELNLVNHIFPSGGVSGISYTTWRMHKLGVSSARSTFAQVIRYVTGFLSLMVLLILAVLILSIDGQVNRYIVTSSFLLVLVVLALTFGLIFMFSSRKRMHNTAVRVSRLINAVVRWATLGKIKRLLVSTKIEAFFAEMHDDFVELSEHRRLLIKPLVWGAIYAIFDVLMFIVAFWALGVSVNPAVLIIGYGVAGLASLVAFTPGGAGVYEAIMIVFLSMTGVAPDVAIAGIVLTRVILLTGTIVFGYMFYQHALIKYGRPDDDDGAAV; from the coding sequence ATGGTGTCGAAAGGGATACGGCAACTTTTGGAAGCATGTAAGTCACCACGGACGATCATGAGCCTCGTGACGTTGGCAGTGCTGGTGCTAATTATTTTTCTGTCGCGGGCGGAGCTGGCTCGGGCATGGGAATTACTTGGCCGGGCGAATATCTGGCTATTGATGTTGCTGCTACCGTTTCAAATTATCGTCTATTTCGCGGGCGGCGAGATGATCTTTGCCTATCTTCGCGATAAAAAACTGATCGGGCATATCTCGCGGTTTGAGCAGACGCGGATTGCGCTGGAGCTGAATCTGGTCAATCACATTTTTCCGTCAGGCGGCGTCAGCGGTATTTCCTACACGACGTGGCGGATGCACAAGCTCGGCGTCAGCTCGGCGCGCTCGACCTTTGCTCAGGTGATTCGTTACGTGACGGGCTTTTTGTCGCTGATGGTGCTGCTGATCCTGGCGGTGTTAATCTTGTCAATTGATGGGCAGGTCAATCGCTATATCGTGACGTCAAGTTTCCTCCTCGTGCTGGTGGTGTTGGCGCTGACATTTGGGCTGATTTTTATGTTCTCGTCGCGAAAGCGGATGCACAACACGGCGGTGCGGGTGTCGCGGCTGATCAACGCGGTAGTGCGCTGGGCGACGCTGGGCAAAATCAAGCGGCTGCTGGTTTCGACGAAAATTGAAGCGTTTTTTGCTGAGATGCATGATGATTTTGTGGAGCTGTCAGAACATCGGCGCCTACTCATCAAGCCGCTGGTCTGGGGCGCGATTTATGCCATCTTTGATGTGCTGATGTTCATCGTGGCGTTTTGGGCACTGGGCGTGTCGGTCAATCCAGCGGTGCTGATCATCGGCTACGGCGTGGCGGGACTGGCTAGCTTGGTGGCCTTTACGCCGGGTGGTGCGGGCGTGTACGAAGCAATTATGATCGTTTTCTTGAGTATGACCGGTGTGGCGCCGGACGTTGCCATCGCTGGGATTGTGCTGACGCGGGTGATTTTACTAACGGGGACAATTGTCTTTGGGTATATGTTCTATCAGCACGCGCTGATCAAATATGGGCGGCCAGATGATGACGATGGCGCCGCGGTTTAG
- the xseA gene encoding exodeoxyribonuclease VII large subunit, whose protein sequence is MGGQMMTMAPRFSVSDFVAVVNQVLETAVPVVEVEGEIAEFTMRQQKFVFFTLKDAESAVNCFMMTWQLRAPIEEGMRVVVRASAKLTAKGKFSLTVQEVKPLGAGHLKRSAELLKAKLAAEALFDTERKRPLPPYPVRVAVISSTQAAGYADFMKIAGERWGGVKFIVANVKVQGDGAADQAVRAIAHCNQLAEPPEVIVLIRGGGSAEDLASFNDECLVRAVAGSRVPVLTGIGHEVDESLCDLAADVRAATPSNAAQILFPDKHEVRRQLELRLGGVTEVIRQQIQERRLHVTMSQQAALEQWSHRVDIAKNAILSQQRIIAEYDPEMALRRGYAMISGDRQIGSIVKITTKDMIMKARIESSEKR, encoded by the coding sequence ATGGGCGGCCAGATGATGACGATGGCGCCGCGGTTTAGCGTTAGCGATTTTGTAGCGGTCGTCAATCAGGTGCTGGAGACCGCTGTCCCGGTCGTCGAGGTCGAAGGCGAGATCGCTGAGTTCACCATGCGTCAGCAGAAGTTTGTCTTTTTTACGCTCAAGGATGCTGAGAGTGCGGTCAATTGTTTCATGATGACCTGGCAGCTCAGGGCACCAATCGAGGAGGGAATGCGCGTGGTGGTGCGAGCCTCGGCCAAGCTAACTGCCAAGGGTAAGTTTAGCCTAACGGTACAGGAGGTCAAGCCACTGGGTGCGGGTCACCTCAAGCGTAGCGCCGAGCTCCTCAAGGCGAAGCTGGCGGCCGAAGCGCTGTTTGATACGGAACGCAAGCGCCCCTTGCCGCCATATCCTGTCCGCGTGGCGGTTATTTCCAGCACCCAGGCAGCGGGCTACGCAGATTTTATGAAAATTGCTGGCGAGCGCTGGGGCGGGGTGAAGTTTATCGTTGCTAACGTGAAGGTTCAGGGCGACGGTGCGGCCGATCAGGCGGTGCGGGCGATTGCCCACTGCAACCAGCTGGCGGAGCCGCCAGAGGTGATTGTGCTGATTCGCGGCGGCGGTAGCGCAGAGGACCTCGCGAGTTTTAATGACGAATGCTTGGTGCGGGCGGTGGCTGGTAGTCGTGTGCCGGTACTGACTGGCATTGGGCATGAGGTTGACGAGAGTTTGTGCGATCTGGCGGCTGATGTGCGGGCGGCCACACCGAGCAACGCCGCTCAGATATTGTTTCCGGATAAACACGAGGTGAGGCGGCAGTTGGAGTTGCGGCTGGGTGGCGTGACGGAAGTGATTCGGCAGCAGATCCAGGAGCGGCGCCTTCACGTAACAATGTCGCAACAAGCGGCGCTCGAACAGTGGTCGCACCGCGTTGACATTGCTAAAAATGCGATATTGTCGCAACAACGGATTATCGCTGAATACGACCCAGAGATGGCGCTGCGGCGCGGTTATGCGATGATTAGCGGCGATCGTCAAATTGGTAGTATTGTAAAGATTACAACAAAAGATATGATTATGAAAGCGAGGATTGAAAGCAGTGAAAAACGATAA
- a CDS encoding response regulator — protein sequence MKKLLIIEDDPQWAAVLERYALEAGYTARIVVAAGQAMAMIDEWQPDGLVLDMLLAGETGMALLNELQSHEDLSRLPVVVCSNVVLDLDQLRSFGVRAVLDKARMTPDDVRAALSVLGEEAE from the coding sequence ATGAAAAAACTCCTGATCATCGAGGATGATCCGCAGTGGGCGGCAGTGCTGGAGCGGTATGCGCTGGAGGCGGGGTATACGGCCCGAATAGTGGTGGCGGCTGGGCAGGCGATGGCGATGATTGATGAGTGGCAGCCGGATGGCTTGGTGCTTGATATGTTGCTAGCGGGTGAGACGGGGATGGCGCTACTGAATGAGCTGCAAAGCCACGAGGATCTGTCACGGTTGCCAGTGGTGGTGTGCAGTAATGTAGTGCTTGATCTGGATCAGCTACGGTCGTTTGGCGTGCGGGCGGTGCTTGATAAGGCGCGAATGACGCCCGACGACGTGCGGGCCGCGCTCAGCGTGCTAGGCGAGGAGGCGGAATGA
- the recO gene encoding DNA repair protein RecO, which produces MKDGERLKAIVLRRTDYAEADRVLQLLTPQGRRAVIAKGVRRERSKLAGGIELLALCDVVIRSGRGELGLLTSARLSAFYRHILEDYERMQFAYQALKLVAQATETVDGPEWFAVLSQVLAWLDRPAVDRLLVETWFYMQYAGLLGDELNLRTDVAGRTLTSDKSYMYDPSEKALRPSEQGDLTADHIKLLRLIQAKPLENLTHIGGLGLVIASCWLVARQHVAV; this is translated from the coding sequence ATGAAAGACGGCGAGCGGCTCAAGGCGATTGTGCTACGGCGGACGGATTATGCGGAAGCTGATCGAGTATTGCAGCTACTAACGCCCCAGGGGCGGCGGGCGGTGATCGCCAAGGGGGTGCGCCGCGAGCGGAGCAAGCTGGCTGGCGGCATTGAGCTTCTGGCGCTGTGTGACGTGGTGATTCGTTCGGGCCGCGGCGAGCTGGGGCTGCTGACTAGTGCCAGGCTCAGTGCGTTTTATCGGCATATCCTCGAGGATTATGAGCGGATGCAGTTCGCTTACCAGGCGCTCAAGTTGGTGGCGCAGGCGACCGAGACCGTTGATGGGCCGGAGTGGTTCGCGGTGCTTAGCCAGGTGTTGGCGTGGCTTGATCGGCCGGCGGTTGATCGGCTGCTGGTCGAGACGTGGTTTTATATGCAGTACGCCGGGCTACTGGGTGACGAGCTGAATCTACGCACTGACGTGGCCGGGCGGACGCTGACGAGCGATAAATCATACATGTACGATCCAAGCGAAAAGGCCCTAAGGCCAAGCGAGCAGGGCGACCTAACGGCCGATCATATCAAGCTGCTGCGCCTCATCCAAGCCAAGCCGCTAGAAAATCTCACCCACATCGGCGGCCTCGGCCTGGTCATCGCTAGTTGCTGGCTAGTAGCTAGGCAGCATGTGGCGGTGTAG
- a CDS encoding glycine--tRNA ligase, whose product MNRRVANAEKGKTVSTTKMEDIISLCKRRGFIYQGSDVYGGLSGTWDYGPLGVQLKRNIMNLWWRRFVDERDDMYGVDAAILMNQKVWQASGHVDTFSDPLVECNHCKARFREDHLLKDQKEKLDEYETLTEKIQWYREHATAPNFYDEIKEKEPELFKKILDMELGPSEIDLEEASDFGLKEWSHVLRVIKCPNCGTRGDFSEPRQFNMMFKTFVGASGQNELAIDELTGSVDGKRSPNGMKAITYDPQSISYLRPETAQGIFTNFKNVVDSFYPNLPFGIAQQGKAFRNEIAPRDFVFRSREFEQMEIEYFVDPEHWQEAFDELLAATHAFLAELGLKREHIHELDVPAEDRAHYSKKTIDIEYDYPIGREELMGIAYRTDFDLMNIQRASGKSMEYTVKGTNTKFVPHVIEPSFGVERALMAVLSGAYREDEQNGEKRVYLALPEHLAPVKFAVSPLLKNKPELVEKAREVYTQLTKANPGRVMWDDNGNIGKRYRRQDEIGTPHCVVIDFQTLEDGTVTVRERDTTEQRRVNVEEL is encoded by the coding sequence ATGAATCGTCGCGTTGCCAACGCGGAGAAAGGGAAGACTGTGAGTACTACAAAAATGGAAGATATTATCAGCCTGTGCAAGCGCCGCGGCTTTATATATCAGGGGTCGGATGTGTACGGCGGTCTGAGTGGCACGTGGGATTACGGCCCGCTAGGCGTGCAACTGAAGCGTAATATTATGAATTTGTGGTGGCGCAGGTTTGTCGATGAGCGCGACGATATGTATGGCGTCGATGCGGCGATTTTGATGAATCAGAAGGTCTGGCAGGCGAGTGGACATGTGGATACGTTTTCTGACCCACTGGTGGAATGTAACCACTGCAAGGCGCGCTTTCGTGAAGATCACTTGCTCAAAGATCAGAAAGAAAAACTGGACGAGTACGAGACCCTCACCGAGAAGATCCAATGGTATCGCGAGCATGCCACGGCACCGAATTTTTATGACGAGATCAAAGAAAAAGAGCCCGAGTTGTTCAAGAAAATACTGGACATGGAGCTTGGCCCAAGTGAGATTGACCTCGAGGAGGCCAGTGATTTTGGGCTGAAAGAGTGGTCGCATGTGCTAAGAGTGATTAAATGCCCTAACTGTGGTACGCGAGGTGATTTTAGTGAGCCGCGACAGTTTAACATGATGTTCAAGACATTTGTCGGTGCTAGCGGGCAAAATGAGCTGGCAATTGATGAGTTGACGGGGAGCGTCGATGGTAAGCGTAGTCCTAATGGCATGAAAGCGATTACCTACGATCCACAGTCGATTTCCTACCTCCGCCCCGAGACCGCCCAAGGTATCTTCACCAATTTCAAAAACGTCGTCGATAGTTTCTACCCGAACTTACCGTTTGGTATAGCTCAGCAGGGCAAGGCCTTCCGTAATGAGATTGCGCCGCGTGATTTTGTCTTCCGCTCTCGTGAGTTTGAGCAGATGGAGATTGAATATTTCGTCGACCCTGAGCATTGGCAGGAGGCGTTTGATGAATTGCTGGCGGCGACGCATGCGTTTTTGGCAGAGCTAGGTTTGAAGCGAGAGCACATCCACGAGCTGGACGTACCGGCGGAGGATCGGGCGCACTACAGCAAAAAGACGATCGACATTGAGTACGATTATCCAATTGGCCGTGAGGAGTTGATGGGTATCGCGTACCGGACTGATTTTGATCTGATGAACATCCAGCGTGCCAGTGGCAAGAGCATGGAGTACACCGTCAAGGGAACGAACACAAAATTTGTTCCGCACGTTATTGAACCGTCGTTTGGTGTGGAGCGGGCGCTGATGGCGGTGCTGTCGGGTGCATACCGCGAGGACGAGCAAAACGGTGAAAAGCGGGTGTATTTGGCACTGCCAGAGCATTTGGCGCCGGTCAAATTTGCCGTTTCGCCACTGCTGAAAAACAAGCCAGAATTGGTGGAAAAAGCCCGCGAAGTCTACACCCAGCTCACCAAAGCCAACCCTGGCCGAGTGATGTGGGACGACAACGGCAACATCGGCAAACGCTACCGCCGCCAAGACGAAATCGGCACCCCGCACTGCGTGGTCATCGACTTCCAGACGCTGGAGGACGGCACTGTCACCGTGCGCGAGCGAGATACGACAGAGCAGCGGCGGGTGAATGTTGAGGAGCTATAG
- a CDS encoding NUDIX domain-containing protein, protein MDIGKTEYTVNLHFKQGTSETFPNWDLTGGGMDFGETIELSLKRELLEEVGYKGDLRHQLFDAS, encoded by the coding sequence ATGGATATTGGAAAGACAGAATATACTGTAAATCTACATTTCAAACAAGGAACAAGCGAAACCTTCCCAAACTGGGATTTGACGGGCGGTGGCATGGATTTTGGCGAGACGATTGAGTTGTCTTTGAAGCGCGAGCTGCTTGAAGAAGTTGGCTACAAGGGTGATTTGCGCCATCAACTTTTTGACGCGTCATAA
- a CDS encoding NYN domain-containing protein produces MKRVYVDGQNFLYKAAEVLIEHGKISSKDELTKIDIRSLVENIVGVGVEIVFYGAKVQVRRDLDDSILEKTTRFSDVARRLRNTLKNQNITFNEVGKLKVRDSDVCHNCQHRDLRMQEKGVDVGIAVDIVVDSLSGLVDEVILVSSDTDLLPAIRVAKARGIKVTYIGFSDKMTRAIIARADASEVIRNQEIINAFDVYNNMQ; encoded by the coding sequence ATGAAGAGGGTATATGTCGATGGTCAAAATTTTTTGTATAAAGCTGCCGAGGTTTTGATTGAGCATGGCAAAATATCTTCAAAGGACGAACTAACTAAGATTGATATTAGGTCGCTTGTCGAAAATATCGTTGGCGTCGGTGTGGAAATTGTGTTTTATGGCGCTAAAGTACAGGTTCGCAGAGATCTTGACGATTCAATTCTAGAGAAAACAACGCGTTTTTCGGATGTGGCGCGACGGTTAAGAAATACTTTGAAAAATCAAAACATTACTTTCAACGAAGTCGGTAAATTAAAAGTGCGTGATAGCGATGTGTGTCATAACTGTCAACACAGAGATCTGCGTATGCAAGAAAAGGGTGTTGATGTTGGTATTGCGGTGGATATTGTCGTTGATTCATTAAGCGGACTGGTTGATGAGGTTATACTGGTAAGCTCAGATACTGATTTGCTGCCAGCTATTCGGGTTGCGAAAGCTCGGGGTATAAAAGTTACGTATATTGGCTTTAGTGATAAAATGACAAGAGCTATTATAGCAAGAGCTGATGCTAGCGAAGTAATTCGCAACCAAGAAATTATTAATGCGTTTGATGTATATAATAATATGCAATAA
- a CDS encoding NUDIX domain-containing protein: MTKLTNGYLVTQDSVGVTRHDYLYRISLKALIYNDAGQILVVKEINRTYWDLPGGGMDYDEDFESSLKRELYEEVGYKGDLRYQLFDASEQMYIERLDANQICFYCRVWPENFDFIPGEEGDEIMFIDPEELLLQKSEVDAPARAYGAHMKWQELHSEIVR; encoded by the coding sequence ATGACAAAACTCACCAACGGGTATCTCGTAACGCAAGATTCAGTCGGAGTGACTCGCCACGATTACCTCTACCGAATTTCGCTCAAAGCTCTCATCTATAACGACGCTGGGCAGATTTTGGTCGTTAAGGAAATTAATCGGACTTATTGGGATTTGCCGGGCGGAGGCATGGATTATGATGAGGATTTTGAATCATCGCTGAAACGTGAATTATACGAAGAAGTTGGCTATAAAGGTGATTTGCGCTATCAACTGTTTGACGCATCAGAACAGATGTATATCGAGCGGCTTGATGCAAATCAAATCTGTTTTTATTGTCGCGTCTGGCCGGAGAACTTTGATTTTATACCAGGTGAAGAGGGCGATGAAATAATGTTTATTGATCCTGAGGAATTATTGCTTCAGAAAAGCGAGGTTGATGCGCCAGCTCGAGCCTATGGGGCGCATATGAAATGGCAGGAGCTGCATAGCGAAATCGTGCGGTAA